Proteins encoded in a region of the Microbispora sp. ZYX-F-249 genome:
- a CDS encoding TetR/AcrR family transcriptional regulator has protein sequence MSKINGPAYHHGNLRRAVLDAALQAIGESGPAGWSLRELARRAGVSHAAPAHHFGDKTGLLTAVAAEGFELFADSLERAAGDDVFAVGVAYVRFAIDHRPYFEVMFRPELYRADDPGMRSARERAAHVLVTSAGALSPSPAQDRLTTIAAWSLAHGFAGLWLSGSLPESAQGDPETIARALVELVFGPWAGPDRGRRPGEPPEL, from the coding sequence GTGAGCAAGATCAACGGGCCGGCCTACCATCACGGCAACCTGCGGCGGGCCGTCCTCGACGCCGCCCTCCAGGCCATCGGCGAGTCCGGTCCGGCCGGATGGAGCCTGCGCGAGCTGGCCCGCCGTGCGGGCGTCTCGCATGCCGCGCCCGCGCACCACTTCGGCGACAAGACGGGACTGCTGACGGCCGTGGCCGCCGAGGGCTTCGAGCTGTTCGCCGACAGCCTGGAACGCGCGGCCGGGGACGACGTATTCGCGGTGGGGGTGGCCTACGTGCGCTTCGCCATCGACCACAGGCCCTACTTCGAGGTGATGTTCCGTCCGGAGCTGTATCGCGCGGACGATCCCGGGATGCGCTCGGCGCGTGAGCGTGCCGCCCATGTGCTCGTCACCAGCGCCGGCGCGCTGTCGCCGAGCCCGGCGCAGGACCGGCTGACCACGATCGCGGCGTGGTCGCTCGCCCACGGCTTCGCCGGCCTGTGGCTCAGCGGCTCCCTGCCGGAAAGCGCCCAGGGCGATCCGGAGACGATCGCCCGCGCGCTCGTCGAGCTCGTGTTCGGTCCCTGGGCGGGACCGGATCGGGGTAGGCGGCCTGGAGAGCCGCCGGAATTGTGA
- a CDS encoding DoxX family protein has translation MVPFIALIGGFAALRLLGLAGVDMLDGWQPALRGALALMFVFTGVPHFLPSWRRDFVAMIPAAFPRPALLVTLTGVLELAGAAGLLLPPTAPYAAIGLALLMIAMFPANVSAARRGLTLAGKPVTPLPARTALQVLFVAAAVAAAV, from the coding sequence ATGGTTCCCTTCATCGCCCTCATCGGGGGTTTCGCCGCCCTGCGGCTGCTGGGCCTGGCGGGCGTCGACATGCTCGACGGCTGGCAGCCCGCGCTGCGCGGCGCGCTGGCGTTGATGTTCGTCTTCACCGGTGTGCCGCATTTCCTGCCCTCGTGGCGGCGGGACTTCGTCGCCATGATCCCCGCGGCGTTCCCCCGGCCCGCCCTGCTGGTCACCCTCACCGGGGTGCTGGAGCTGGCCGGCGCGGCCGGGCTGCTGCTGCCGCCGACCGCGCCGTACGCCGCGATCGGGCTCGCGCTGCTGATGATCGCCATGTTCCCGGCCAACGTCTCGGCGGCGCGCCGCGGCCTCACCCTGGCGGGAAAGCCGGTGACTCCGCTGCCCGCACGCACCGCCCTGCAGGTGCTCTTCGTCGCCGCCGCGGTCGCGGCGGCCGTGTGA
- a CDS encoding hemerythrin domain-containing protein yields METPDLTGIRIIHRAMRGDLHRLRALAEDLEAGRQRADPARAAAITRYAEDVCGAIHHHHSREDEIVWPVIERSAGTAVDLADLSDDHSELDPLLERVRVAARAFAGGRAVSELAAALRTLSELIDEHIEEEERRIFPVIEKYVSAADWKTMEKSLKGGGDPRFELAWVDRYASPEEMAHIRRLAGPVLSLLLTLARPSYRRRQRLVFGS; encoded by the coding sequence GTGGAGACCCCCGATCTCACCGGGATCCGCATCATCCACCGCGCCATGCGCGGCGACCTGCACCGGCTCCGCGCGCTCGCCGAGGACCTCGAGGCGGGACGCCAGCGGGCGGACCCGGCGCGCGCCGCCGCCATCACCCGCTACGCGGAGGACGTCTGCGGCGCGATCCACCACCACCACAGCAGGGAGGACGAGATCGTCTGGCCGGTCATCGAGCGGTCGGCGGGCACCGCCGTCGACCTCGCCGACCTGTCCGACGACCACTCCGAGCTCGACCCCCTGCTCGAGCGGGTCCGCGTGGCGGCGCGGGCCTTCGCGGGCGGCCGGGCCGTCTCCGAGCTGGCTGCCGCGCTGCGCACATTGTCGGAGCTCATCGACGAGCACATCGAGGAGGAGGAGCGCAGGATCTTCCCGGTCATCGAGAAGTACGTCTCGGCGGCCGACTGGAAGACGATGGAGAAGTCGCTCAAGGGCGGCGGCGACCCGCGTTTCGAGCTCGCCTGGGTCGACCGGTACGCGAGCCCGGAGGAGATGGCCCACATCCGCAGGCTGGCCGGGCCGGTCCTCAGCCTGCTCCTGACGCTGGCGCGGCCCTCCTACCGGCGCCGCCAGCGGCTCGTCTTCGGGAGCTGA
- a CDS encoding hemerythrin domain-containing protein → MTTPTQTRRRPGEPAPDLVTFLVFHAGLRREFGRLAEVLDRCDPRDARRRAVVDEHLALLLRALHHHHTEEDEAIWPLLRDLVPEARAVLDRLEADHQEMDAVIGRLSAGGRPVREVATDLRALDRLLNTHLDLEESEVVPLIREHVSAAWWEESGKKVSKSHGRDLPMLAAWLVDVATPADREHIFATAPAIMRILYRLSWRRAYERRVSQVYG, encoded by the coding sequence ATGACAACACCGACGCAGACCCGGCGCCGACCGGGCGAACCCGCTCCCGACCTCGTCACGTTCCTCGTCTTCCACGCCGGCCTGCGGCGCGAGTTCGGCAGGCTGGCCGAGGTCCTCGACCGCTGCGACCCCCGCGACGCGCGGCGCCGCGCGGTCGTCGACGAGCACCTCGCGCTGCTGCTGCGGGCCCTGCATCATCACCACACCGAGGAGGACGAGGCGATCTGGCCGCTGCTGCGCGATCTCGTCCCGGAGGCCCGCGCGGTGCTGGACCGGCTGGAGGCCGACCATCAGGAGATGGACGCGGTCATCGGCAGGCTCTCCGCCGGCGGCCGGCCCGTTCGCGAGGTCGCCACCGACCTGCGCGCGCTCGACCGGCTGCTCAACACCCACCTCGACCTGGAGGAATCCGAGGTCGTTCCGCTGATCAGGGAGCACGTCAGCGCGGCCTGGTGGGAGGAGTCGGGCAAGAAGGTCAGCAAGAGCCACGGCCGCGACCTCCCGATGCTCGCCGCCTGGCTGGTCGACGTGGCCACCCCCGCCGACCGCGAACACATCTTCGCCACCGCCCCGGCGATCATGCGGATCCTCTACCGGCTCTCCTGGCGCCGCGCCTACGAGCGCCGGGTGTCGCAGGTCTACGGGTGA
- a CDS encoding BTAD domain-containing putative transcriptional regulator, with protein sequence MVRLWVLGQFRAEVGGHPVDLGPPLQRAVLARLVCAGGHVVSTDRFIDDLWQGQPPPKALGALQVYISNLRRALEPGRAPRTPAKVLVTAPPGYVLHLDAGAVDAWRFPTLMDAASGLLSGGQPAEALRTVDEALSLWRGSAFAEFGDEDWAVPEAARLEEMRMLAAEYRAEAKLALGRHAEIVPELERHVADHPLREDAVRLLALAYYRSGRQADALAALRRTRAKLAEELGMDPGPALRALEAGILTHSEALDAPKTAAAPVSLTPPPAAQSPATPSPAAPPADNRPARMIGRTAELGRLVSAAEQAGHGFRVAWLGGDPGAGKSTLADALLRRLADEGWRTAVGRCPETLGGVPPAWAWTEVLRTLFAVHPPDPGTEARLAPLLREDSPGAGQFLLAQAVGDYLESVAGPLLLVLEDVHRADDATLQLLRHLAARLAGVPVLVVLTHRPSEAGDHLMAAGAALAVQTAENVTLAGLDEDDVRRLLLERSGLEAGPHTVRTVAERTGGNPLFVAETARLMATEGAAAAHSLPPGVRDLIRRRIARLPATAQTTLRNAAVMGRDADVDVLVAVQNADEETVLDGLEAGVLAGLLTEPAPGMVRFTHVLVRETLYEDIPRLRRTRLHAKVLTALERVHPGDVGALGYHALAAATAATAREAAQYAREAAAQASGVYAHSEAASLLEGALDALELATEPADDLRLDLLCRLVSARASAGDIIRATATRRRALALARRLGDAGALARAAVALDAPMIWQNDNELDVDIVETIHACLPAATGELRCRLLAALTQEMGGHDEEIVDSASAEAVEIARGLGDPRLLCVALAARYWATFVPGRRDELEPVGHELLEVSAREGLLGYQTLGHHALCMVALGRNDWATAERHAGRAVEYSTSGQLGLVLAIIAFLDALRLLVKGEFEQAEAVYTVLSDRMGEAGGPNAASFRSLARFVVRLACGRAHESVAELAAARAQIPGEIDEFYVSALVAAGRLEEARSAWPVDRWPTRWVYHTINVALRAGNAMALGAREVAEECYRLLLPFREEMVGLHTVAVTLGPAGLVLGRLAEYLGDPAAAAEHYATAAGVAGQLDSPHWRAEALRAREEVLRALDALKP encoded by the coding sequence ATGGTTCGTTTATGGGTTCTCGGCCAGTTCCGGGCCGAAGTGGGCGGGCATCCGGTCGACCTCGGACCGCCGCTCCAGCGGGCGGTGCTGGCGAGACTGGTCTGCGCCGGCGGGCACGTCGTCTCGACCGACCGGTTCATCGACGATCTGTGGCAGGGCCAGCCTCCGCCGAAGGCCCTCGGCGCCCTGCAGGTCTACATCTCCAACCTGCGCCGCGCCCTCGAACCCGGCCGCGCACCGCGGACTCCGGCGAAGGTCCTGGTGACCGCTCCCCCCGGATATGTGCTGCACCTCGACGCCGGCGCCGTGGACGCGTGGCGCTTTCCCACGCTGATGGACGCGGCGTCGGGCCTCCTCAGCGGGGGGCAACCGGCCGAGGCGCTGCGCACGGTCGACGAGGCCCTCTCGCTGTGGAGGGGATCCGCCTTCGCCGAGTTCGGCGACGAGGACTGGGCGGTGCCGGAGGCGGCCCGGCTGGAAGAGATGAGAATGCTGGCCGCCGAGTATCGCGCGGAGGCGAAGCTCGCGCTCGGCCGGCACGCCGAGATCGTGCCGGAGCTGGAACGGCATGTCGCCGACCATCCGCTGCGCGAGGACGCCGTACGTCTCCTGGCCCTCGCCTACTACCGCTCGGGACGGCAGGCCGACGCCCTGGCGGCGCTGCGCAGGACCCGGGCCAAGCTGGCGGAGGAGCTGGGTATGGACCCCGGCCCCGCCCTGCGCGCTCTCGAGGCCGGCATCCTCACGCACAGCGAAGCCCTCGACGCGCCGAAGACCGCCGCCGCGCCGGTGAGTCTCACCCCGCCGCCGGCCGCTCAATCCCCGGCCACACCGTCCCCCGCCGCACCGCCGGCCGACAATCGGCCGGCCCGGATGATCGGCCGTACGGCGGAGCTCGGCCGCCTGGTCTCCGCCGCCGAGCAGGCCGGGCACGGGTTCCGCGTGGCCTGGCTGGGCGGCGACCCCGGCGCGGGCAAGAGCACGCTGGCCGACGCCCTGCTGCGGCGCCTCGCGGACGAGGGCTGGCGGACCGCGGTCGGCCGGTGCCCGGAGACGCTCGGCGGCGTGCCGCCCGCGTGGGCGTGGACGGAGGTCCTGCGGACCCTGTTCGCGGTCCATCCTCCCGACCCCGGGACGGAGGCGCGGCTCGCGCCCCTGTTGCGGGAGGACTCCCCCGGCGCCGGCCAGTTCCTGCTGGCCCAGGCGGTGGGCGACTACCTGGAGAGCGTTGCGGGGCCGCTGCTGCTCGTGCTGGAGGACGTCCACCGCGCCGACGACGCCACCTTGCAGCTGCTGCGTCACCTGGCGGCGAGGCTGGCGGGCGTCCCCGTTCTGGTGGTCCTCACGCACCGGCCGTCGGAGGCGGGCGACCACCTGATGGCGGCGGGGGCCGCCCTGGCCGTGCAGACGGCGGAGAACGTGACGCTCGCGGGGCTGGACGAGGACGACGTCCGCCGCCTGCTGCTGGAACGCTCCGGCCTTGAGGCCGGCCCGCACACGGTCCGCACGGTCGCCGAACGGACCGGCGGCAACCCGCTGTTCGTGGCCGAGACCGCCCGCCTGATGGCGACGGAGGGAGCCGCGGCGGCCCACTCGCTGCCACCCGGGGTCCGCGACCTCATCCGCAGGCGGATCGCCCGCCTTCCCGCGACCGCGCAGACGACGCTGCGCAACGCCGCCGTCATGGGCCGGGACGCCGACGTCGACGTGCTGGTCGCCGTGCAGAACGCCGACGAGGAGACCGTCCTCGACGGCCTGGAGGCGGGGGTGCTCGCCGGGCTGCTCACCGAGCCGGCTCCGGGCATGGTGCGGTTCACCCATGTGCTCGTCCGCGAGACCCTCTACGAGGACATCCCCCGGCTGCGCCGTACCCGGCTGCACGCGAAGGTCCTCACCGCGCTGGAACGGGTGCACCCGGGCGACGTCGGCGCGCTCGGCTACCACGCGCTGGCCGCCGCCACGGCGGCCACCGCGCGCGAGGCCGCGCAGTACGCGCGCGAGGCGGCGGCGCAGGCGTCCGGCGTCTACGCCCACAGCGAGGCGGCGAGCCTGCTGGAGGGCGCGCTCGACGCGCTCGAACTGGCGACGGAGCCCGCGGACGACCTCCGGCTCGACCTGCTGTGCCGGCTGGTCTCGGCGCGGGCGAGCGCGGGCGACATCATCCGGGCCACGGCCACCCGCCGGCGCGCCCTGGCGCTGGCCAGACGACTCGGCGACGCCGGGGCCCTCGCCCGTGCGGCGGTCGCCCTCGACGCCCCCATGATCTGGCAGAACGACAACGAGCTCGACGTCGACATCGTGGAGACCATCCACGCCTGCCTGCCCGCGGCGACCGGCGAGCTCAGGTGCCGGCTCCTCGCCGCCCTGACGCAGGAGATGGGCGGCCACGACGAGGAGATCGTCGACAGCGCGAGCGCCGAGGCCGTCGAGATCGCCCGCGGCCTCGGTGATCCCCGGCTGCTGTGCGTGGCGCTCGCCGCACGCTACTGGGCGACCTTCGTGCCGGGCCGCCGCGACGAGCTGGAGCCGGTCGGGCACGAGCTGCTGGAGGTCTCCGCCCGCGAAGGGCTGCTCGGCTACCAGACGCTCGGCCACCACGCGCTGTGCATGGTCGCGCTGGGCCGCAACGACTGGGCCACGGCCGAACGGCACGCCGGGCGGGCGGTGGAATACTCCACGAGCGGCCAGCTGGGCCTCGTCCTGGCCATCATCGCGTTCCTCGACGCCCTCCGCCTCCTGGTGAAGGGGGAGTTCGAGCAGGCCGAGGCGGTCTACACGGTCCTGTCCGACCGGATGGGAGAGGCCGGAGGTCCCAACGCCGCCTCCTTCCGTAGCCTCGCCCGGTTCGTGGTGCGCCTCGCCTGCGGCCGGGCGCACGAGTCGGTGGCCGAGCTCGCCGCCGCCCGCGCCCAGATCCCCGGGGAGATCGACGAGTTCTACGTCAGCGCGCTGGTCGCCGCCGGGCGCCTCGAGGAGGCCCGGTCCGCCTGGCCGGTGGACCGCTGGCCGACGCGGTGGGTCTACCACACGATCAACGTGGCGCTCCGCGCGGGCAACGCGATGGCCCTCGGCGCCCGGGAGGTGGCCGAGGAGTGCTATCGCCTTCTCCTTCCGTTCCGGGAGGAGATGGTCGGCCTGCACACGGTGGCGGTCACGCTCGGCCCGGCCGGTCTCGTGCTGGGGAGGCTGGCGGAGTACCTCGGCGACCCCGCCGCGGCGGCGGAGCACTACGCCACCGCCGCCGGCGTCGCCGGACAGCTCGACTCGCCGCACTGGCGTGCGGAGGCGCTGCGGGCGCGCGAGGAGGTGCTGCGGGCGCTCGACGCGCTGAAACCGTGA
- a CDS encoding nitroreductase/quinone reductase family protein: protein MARRSRLYNRIIRYVCDRQVRSYRRTGGRRPATMRGIPVLLLTTRGRRTGLPRTRPVGYGRDGRRFVVVASNGGDDATPAWWLNLRDDPVADIEVGGDDGLTVLRVRAVEATGEEYDRLWRAMSRRHPVYEKYKEMTRRRIPVVVLEPLDALPT, encoded by the coding sequence GTGGCACGACGTTCCCGTCTGTACAACAGGATCATCCGGTACGTCTGCGACCGGCAGGTCCGCAGTTACCGCAGGACCGGCGGGCGCAGGCCCGCCACCATGCGCGGCATCCCCGTCCTGCTCCTCACGACGCGAGGCCGCAGGACCGGCCTGCCCAGGACCCGGCCGGTCGGCTACGGCAGGGACGGCCGCCGGTTCGTCGTCGTCGCCTCGAACGGAGGCGACGACGCCACTCCCGCCTGGTGGCTCAACCTGCGGGACGACCCGGTCGCGGACATCGAGGTGGGCGGCGACGACGGTCTCACCGTGCTCAGGGTGCGCGCCGTCGAGGCCACCGGCGAGGAGTACGACCGCCTGTGGCGGGCGATGAGCCGGCGGCACCCCGTCTACGAGAAGTACAAGGAGATGACGCGGCGCCGCATCCCCGTGGTGGTGCTCGAACCTCTCGACGCCCTCCCCACGTGA